TCATGACGGGTGGGGCCTTCACTCCGAGGGCGTTGAGCTTCCTGCAGGAAGTGTCCAACCCGAAGCTCAGCAAGCCGTTGGATCTGCGCCAGTTGAGGGCGTTGGTGAGCCGCTCGGCGCAGTCGCCCGCGCCGGCCGCGACCCCGTCGGCGGGCGCGCCAGTGGCCGTGTTCCAGGGAGGCGCGAGATGAGTGAGCGGCAGTCCGGGCGTGCCGTGGCCGCCCCTGTGCTCGTCCCGGACGAGTCCTCTTCCCCCTCGCTCCACCCGGTGCCCTCCGAGGTGCCGGCGTCCACGCCCCCCGAGCTGACGGCCCGTGCGCTGGTGGCCGGAGGACTCATTGGCGCGGTGCTGGCCGTCACCAACGTCTACACGGGCCTGAAGACGGGTTTCTGGGAGTCGGGGTGCGTGCTGTCCTCGCTGCTGGCCTTCGGTGGCCTGTCGGCGATGGCCCGGCGCGGCCCTCCGGTGTCCCCGCTGGAGACGAACCTCTCCCAGACGGCCGCGGTGTCCGTGGGCGCGGTGCCCGCCACCGCGGGACTGCTGGGCGCGGTGCCCGCGCTCGCGATGCTGGGGACGCAACCGCCCGGCTGGGCCGTGGCGCTGTGGGGCGTGGGGCTGGGGACGCTGGGGGTGCTGTTCGCCTTCGCGCTGCGCCGGCGCCTGCTCGAGGACGAGGCCCTGCCGTTTCCCACCGGTGCCGCCACCGCGGAGCTCATCTCCACGCTGCACTCCACCGGCTCGGCCTACGCGGAGCGCGTCCGGGGCCTGTGGGTGAGTGGCCTGGCCTCCATGGGCCTCACGTTGTCGAGGGATGTGTGGGGCCTCGTGCCCCAGGCCTCGATGCTGCCCGGGTCGCTGACGGTGGGGGGGCTGAGCGCGAACAGCCTGATGTTGGGCATCGGCTGGAATCCGATGATGCTGGGCATCGGCGTGCTGGTGGGCCCGCGGGCGGGGCTGAGCATCCTGCTGGGCTCGGCGCTCGCGTGGGCCGGTCTGGCGCCCTGGCTGGTGAGCGCGAAGGTGGTGACGGACACCTCGTTCCCCACGCTCTCCGGGTGGCTGCTGTGGCCCGGCGTGGGGCTGATGGTGGGCGCGGCGGCCACCTCGCTGCTGTCCCAGGTGGGGGCCCTTCCCTCGGTGATGCGGGACTTGCGCAAGCTGGGGCAGGACGGGGCGGGCTGGGAGTCCACGGCCGGCCGGTGGGTGGCGAGGGCGGTGCTCCCGGCCATCGTGCTCACCGGGGTGATGGCGTGGTTCGCCTTCCAGCTGAGCCCGCTGTACTTCCTGCTGGCGCTGCTGCTGACGTTCCCGCTGTGCGCGGTGTGCGCCCGGGCGACGGGCCAGACGGACATCGCGCCCATGAGCCCCGTGGGACAGCTCGCGCAGGTGGGCTTCGGCCTGGGCGTGCCGGGGCATCCCGGCCTCAACGTCGCGGCCGGTGGCGTGGTGTCGGGCGCCGCGTCGCATACCAGCGGTAGCCTGTGGTCGCTCCAGGCCGGGCGGCTGCTGGGGGCCAGTGCCTCGCGCCAGTTGCTCGTGCAGCTCCCGGGGGTGCTGCTGGGGGCCGCCGTGGCCGTCCCCGCCTACGCGCTGCTGGTGTCCACGCACGGGCTGGGCTCCGAGACGCTGCCCATGCCCACGGCCCAGCAATTCAAGGCCGTGGCGGAGCTCGCCTCGAAGGGGCTGGGCGAGCTTCCTCCGTCCTCCACGCTGGCCACGGGCCTGGGCTTCCTCGCGGGCGTGCTGCTGTCGGTGGGCGCGCGCGGCCGGCTGGCGCGGTGGCTGCCCTCGGCGGCGGCCATGGGCATCGGCTTCGTCGTGCCGGCCTACTACTCGGTGACGCTGTGCCTGGGGGCCCTGCTGGCCGCCGGGGTGGCCCGCTTCCGTCCCTCGGCCACGCAGACGGTGCAGTCGGCGGGCGCGGGCGCCATCGTCGGCGAGTCCCTCCTGAGCGTCCTCATCGCCGCGCTCGTCGCCGCTGGCCTCATCCACCAGGGCTGAGGGCGGTTCACGGCTCCCGGGTGTCCTCCACCACGGGCTGCGCGGAGGGCGCCGCCGCGCACATGTAGCGCCAGCGGTTCGACTTGCGCGCGTACACGCCGCCCACCCCGGGGGCGCACTCCATCAACAGGCGCGTCCCCATCTCCTTCTGGTGCGAGACGGTGTACTCGGTGCTCGTCTGGAAGGTGCCGGCGATTCGCAGCCCGGACTTGTCGTCGGGTTGGATGGCGGCCCAGCCCTTGGTCCACTCGAGGAAGCGCGGCGGGTGCTGGGTGAGCCAGGCCTGCGCATCCTCGTCCAGCATCTGCGGTGTGTTGAGGCCGAGCAGGTCCACCACGAAGGCCCTGCCGAAGAAGCGCGAGGCGCCCGCGTCGAGCACCCACACCACGTCCCCGGGCGAGGCGTGCGAGAGGAAGAGGCCTTCCTGCACCTGCAGGTCGTCGATGTTGTGCGCGTCGTTCTCGAGCCGCGCGAGGCGGGGCGCCAGTCCCGTGGCCATCACGAGGGGCAGCACCGCCATGGCCAGCGCGGGGAGCCGGGGGCCATGCCTCGCCAGCCGCCGCTCCAGCCACCCGCCCAGCAGCACCGGCAGGGCCGCCAGGAGGAAGGGAAGGGCGGGCAGTACGTAGCGCTGGGCGTAGAAGCTCTCCACCTGCCCCATGCGCCGCAGCGCCAGCGAGGCGGAGCAGAACGCCAGCGCCACGGCCACGAGCCCGGCCGCCAGCCGCTCCGTGCCGCTCGCGGACTGGCGGCGCCACACGGTCAGCAGCACCAGCGCCACCAGCACCAGCAGCACGGGCCAGGGCCAGGAGACCTCGGGCAGCAGCTCGGAGTAGCCCACCCAATGCGAGTGCAGCAGGGACGGGAGCAGCGGGGCGCGGGAGGAGGTGACCTTGGCGTAGAACGTCGCCGGCAGCGGCCGGCCGGAGGCATACAGGTTCCACGCGGCCCACGCGCCGCCGCCGAGCACCAGCCCGGCCGCCGCCTCGAGCCAGCGCCTCACGACGGGCTTCCACCCGGGCTGGGGACGCACCACGAGGGGCAGGAGCACCAGGAAGACGCCCACCTCGGGGCGGGCGAGCGGACCGAGCGCGCCGCAAAGCGCGTACAGCCAGGGGCGCTGGCCGCGCAGCACGAGCACGAAGCCCACCGCCGCGAGCGTGGCCAGCGGCACCTCCATGCCGGAGATGCTGGCCGCCACCAGGTGCGGGCTCACCAGCACCACCAGGGCGGCGCTCAGGGCCACGAGACGGCCCGCGCCTCGCAGCACCGCGTACAGGCCGGCCGCGGTGAGCGCATGCAGCAGGAAGCCCAGCAGCTTGGTGACGAGCACCGCCCGCCCCACGCTCGCCCCGCCGAGGTGCGCCACCGACACCACGAAGGCCCACAGGGGGGACGTCTCCCCGGTGGCCGGCACGCCGGGGTTGTAGCTGAGCCCATCCCCCTGGGCCACGCTGCGCGCGTAGACGGCGTGGATCCACGCGTCATCGAGCGGAAAGCCGCGCGCCCGCCAATAGTCGGGCGCGAGGGCGAAGGTGAGCGCCAGCACCGCCACCCCACAGCCCACTCCAGCCAGCCAGCCAAGGCGCCTTCCCGGGGTCATGGAGGCGGGGAGAGGGGGAGTCGGGGCAGAGGGGTCGCTGCTCATGGCAAGGGCGCGACTCTACCTCACGGGGCGTGGCGGGCACGGACCTTCCACCGGACATCCAGGCGAGCGCCTCGCTGGTGTCCGGCCTCACGCCGCGGGGACGAGACGCGCGCTCTCCAGGCTGCGCTTCAGCCGGCCCCCCATGACGTTGGGGATCGTCTGGGCCCGGTGCAGCGCTTCCTCCAGGCTGCGCACGGCCGCCGCCCGCTGGCCCCGCCTCAGCCAGGCCAGCCCCCGCAGCTCCAGCACCTCCAGGGGCTCCTGCTCCACCGAGCACTCGTTGGAGCGCGCCAGCAGCCCCTCCCACTCCTCGGCGGTGGCGTCACGCGTGGCCAGCTCCACCGCGTTGAAGATGACCTCCTCCGAGGGGCTGAACTCCGCGCCGCTCTGCTCGAGCGTCCGGCGGATCTCCTTCAGCAGCGCGCGTGTCTTCTCGTCCTGCCCGGTGTAGGCCAGCGCCCGGGCCTGCAGCAGCAGCGCCCACGGCCTCGGGGCCATCTCCGGGTGGTGCCGCTCCAGCTCGATGGCGCGGGCGATGTGCGGCGCCGCCGCCTCCGCGTCCCCCGCCTGGTAGAGCAGCTCGCCCATGTTGTGCTCGGCGAAGTACTCCCAGCCCACCATGCCCAGCTCGCGCCCCAGGTGCAGGAAGCGCTCCTGGTCCTCCATCGCCCCCTGGAAATCGTTGCGCGCCACCCACAGGTTGCGCCGGTTGTTGATGGCGCTGCCCAGGTGCAGCCGGTCTCCGCGCTCACTGCACTCGGCGATGACCTCCTCGAAGATGCGCTCCGCCTCGTCGATGTGGCCGATGTTGGGGAGGATGACTCCCAGCAGCAGCTGCGCCACCACCAGCGACTCGTAGCCGGCGTCTCCCAGCTTCCGCGCCCGCTCCGCCGCCTCCTGCAGCGGCTCGCAGCACTCCTCCCACTGGCCGTTGCGGAACTGCGCGCGCCCCAGGCCCAGCAGCAGCCGCACCTGCAAGAGCGGCGATTGCAGCTTCTTGTCGAAGACCATCTCCTGGGCCGCGTACACCCGCTCCTCCGAGCGCGCGTAGTCGTTGATCCAGTCGTAGGCCATGGCCTCGTCCAGCAGCAGGTCCACCTCGTCCGTGACCGCCTCCAGCTGCTGGGCCAGCTCGCGCGCCGCGGCGAAGTCCGCCAGCGAGTCCTCGTACCGTCCCACGCGGTAGCGCATGAGGCCCCGCCCCCGGAGCACCGTGAGGCGCCGGCGCCGGTCCTCGGTCTCCAGCAACTCGAGCGCGCGCGTGTAGGTGGACTCGGCCTCGATATAGGCGTGGCGGCCCCGCGCGGACTCGGCCAGGTCGATGTAGAGGGCGGCGGCCTCGTCGCGCAGGCCGGCGGCGGCGGCGTGCAGGGCGAGGCGGGGCAGGCGCTGGCGCTCGGCGGCTCCGGCCTTGCTCTGGTAGTAGCGGAACGCGGCGCGGTGGATGCGCGCCCGGTCCGCCTCGGGCAGCGAGCGCTCCACCGTGGCGCGCAGCAACTCGTTGCGGAAGCTGAGGCCCTCCTGGCGGTGGCTCACCAGCAGGCCCAAATCCAACAGCCGGCGCGTGGCATGGCGGGGATCCAACGGGAAGTCCGCCGCGCCGCCATCCTCCTCCAGCGCGTGCACCACGCCCTCGGCCTCGGCGGCGGTGAAGTCCGGGCCGAGCAGCGCGCACAACCGCGCATGCGCCGCGAGCTCCACCGGCAGCGCGCCCAACTCGCGGTCCGCCAGCCAGTCCACCAGCCGCAGCTCCGGCATCCGGTCCAGCTCGTCCGTGGCCAGGTACCAGCTGCCGCCATGGGCGCGCTGGCGCACGAGGCCCTGGCGCTTGAGGCCCCGCACCAACTCCACGAGGAAGAGGGGGACACGCTGGGCGCGCTCGGCGAGGTGCTCGAGCGCGGCGGCGGGGATGTTCTCCGCGGGGCGCAGCAGGGTGCGGCACAGCTCCACGGCGCTGGGCGGCGAGAGGGGGCCGAGCGGCAGCACGTGACGGCGGGCGGCGCGCGTACCCCAGGATGGACGCAGGCGCTCGAAGCCGGGGCGCGCCAGCACGCACACCCAGAGGGGCAAGCGGGACTCGGCGAGGGCGGCGTACTCCAGCGCGTCCAGGGCCGTCTCCTCGGCGTACTGGGCGTCGTCGAGCAGCAGGCACAGGGGTCGGCGGCGGGCCCGCGCGGCCAGCAACTCACCGGCGGCGCGCATGGCCAGGGAGCGCAAGGCACCCGGGGCCGCGGCCCAGTTCTGCAGTCCGGCGGCGCCCGGCGCCATCCACCCCAACGTGGAGGCCACGCCGGGCCACAGCTCGGTGGCCAGCTGGGGCCCCAGCAGCTCGAAGCAGGTGGCGCGGCCCTCGTGGTCGGAGCCCGTCAGCTCGGCGTCGCCGCGGAAGTCGTAGAGGGCGCCGCGCAGCAGCATGCGCAGGGTGCCCTCGGGATCTCCCTGCACCGGCTCGCGGGCGCGCCACGTGGCCACCCGTGCGTTGGGCAGGCCCACCTGCAACTGCTGGGCGAGCGCGGCGCTCAGGTGCGTCTTGCCGTGGCCCCGGTCCCCCAGCACGGTGACGAGCGTGGGCGCCCCTTCCACCAGCGCCAGGCCCGCGCTCTCCATCAGCTCGGCCAGCTCGCTGCCGCGGCCCACCAGCACGCCACTGCCATGCTGGAGGATGGTGACGTCCTCGCGTCCCAGGTTCGCCGACGCGCGCCGGAAGACGCCGTCGCGGCCCGTCACCGGCTCGCACGGCAGGTCCGGCAGGGCCTCGGCCGCCGCGGTGGTGAGCAGCAGGGTGGAGGGATCGTCGTCGGTGGGGTAGCGATCCTTGCGCGCGAAGATGGGGCCGAGGTAGCGCGCGGGGCCACCGGGACGGCGCTGCACCGTCACCGTGGCCACGTCCACCAGCGCGGCGGGCGCGAGGTTCTGCGCGGCCAGGCCCTCGGCGGCCTGCCGGGCGCGCTGCACGGGATTCTCCCCCGCGTCCGGATCGAAAACACCGGCGAAGCGGGTGCCCTCGTGGGAGGCCATCTGCCCGCCGAAGCTGGCGAGCGCCTTCTGCACGGTGACGGGGTTGGCGCCCGAGCGGAAGAAGAGCACCGCCACCGAGCGCCGCACGGGGGCGGGCGGGGTGGGCGCGGCCTTCTCGTGTGCACGCGTCAGCGGGGTGGAGGGCTTCTCGGTGCTGGCCAGTGCCTCCTGGAGCGCGAGGCGCAGGGGGGCCAGGGAGTCATATCGGCGCTCGCGCTCCTTGGTGAGGCAGCGCAGCACCACCTGCTCGAGCGCCGCGGGCACGGGCACCAGCTCCGAGGGGCGAAGGGGCCGGCGTGCGAGGTGGGCGTGGATGACGTCGGACGGGGTGCCGAAGAAGGGCGGCCGGCCGGTGAGCATCTCGTAGAAGAGGATGCCCAGGGAGTAGATGTCCGAGCGGATGTCCAGGCTGGCCTGGCCGGAGCACTGCTCCGGGGACATGTACTCGACGGTGCCCGCGAAGGAATCACCGATGGGGGGCGTGGGCTCGTCGGCGGAGGAGAGGGCCGGTGTGCTCACGGAGCGCGCGAGGCCGAAGTCGAAGAAGCCGGCGGAGCGCGTGGCGTCATCGAGGAAGACGTTCTCCGGCTTGAGGTCGCCGTGGAGGTAGCCGTGGCCGTGCACCACCGAGAGCGCGTCCAGCAGGGCCAGCGTGCGCGAGGTGAGCTCGGCGAGCGGCATGGGGCCGGCGACCTGCGCCATGCGCTGCGCGAGCGTGGGCCAGGGGATGAACTGCATGACGAGGTACGGGGCGCCGTTGGAGAGGGTGCCCGTGTCATGCACGGCGGGGACGGTGGGAGGGCCGATGACGCGCAGCACCTCGGTCTCGCGGGCGAGCTGGGCGCGGGCGAGAGGGACTTCAGGGTGAGCCACCTTGATGGCCACGTGCAGGCCGTCGTGCTCGCGCCAGGCGGAGTAGAGGGTGCCGAAGCCGCCGCGGGCCACCTCCTCCTCCATCCGGTAGCCGGTGATGGCGAGCGACGGCGACAGCCGGCCACGCCCCGCGGAGGGGGCGTTGGTCGGGGTGGCTCCTCGGGGACAGTGCGCGTGGGTCCCCTCCCAACGCTGCCCGCATGTCACACAACGCGGCACGTCCCCAATCTACCGCAACATGGCCGGCTTTCGCCGCTTCCGGGCCAAAATCGGGGGCACCCCGGGCTGGAGGGAGCCAACCCGGCGGGGTGGCTTCACTCCCAGGAAAGCTCGTAGTCGCTATCCAGGGGGCCTGGAGCGCCCGGGAGCAGGGCTCGGACGGAGCCCGGACACGCGCTGCCCGGTGGGGATCAGCTTCTCGCCGGGTGGACGCGTGGCGCTCGACGAAACGCGCGAAGCGCTCGGTACCGTCTGGGGTTGTTGCTGGGGAGGCGAGCCCCTAGGCACGGGCCTTCCGGGGTGCAAGTGGACGAGGGAGGGGCGCTCCGACCGCTGCGCCGCGAGGGCGAGGGGCGTGACACCTTGCACCGGCGGGCGAGCGGCTCCACCTAGAAGGGGTCAGGGTCACGGGTGGAGGCTGGGGGAGCCACTCTGGGAGGTATCTCCAGTGAAGCTCGATTTTTCCTCATTCCTGCTGGGGTGCGGGGTGGGTGCCGGTTCGATGTTGTTGGGCAAGCGGCTGCGCCCGGTGATGCTGGAGGTGGCCACGCTGCTCTTCCGCCTCCAGGAGCGAGCGATGGCCGCGACGCCCATGGGGCAGGAGGCCCTCGCGGAGCTGCTGGCCGAGGCCCGGGCTCGCGTGAGTCTCCCCGCCGGATTCGGAACGGGGCGCCACCCCGAGCCCACCCACCCCCGTACCGGCGCCCCCGCGACCCACCCCGTCAAGCACCCCTCGCCCTTCGGGAGAGGGACGGGGTGAGGGTCTCGGGAGCACCCGGGCCTATCGGGCTCCCGTGCCGAAGCGGGCGCGGAACATGGCCACCAGGTCCTCATCGAGCACGTAGTCCTCGATGTAGAGCCGTGCGGCCTCGAAGCGCAGCTCGCGCAGCTTGCGGTAGTGCAGATCCAGATCCCTCGGCGTCGGCGTGCCCACGAGGCACGGAGCATCCTCGAAGCGGGAGCTGAGGATGCTGGAGAAGACGCACCCCATGAGCGTGTCGTCGAGCGGGTGCAGCAGCTTGAGCGCGGCGCGAATCTTGTGATCCCAGCCGGTGGCGAAGGAGAGCTCCCGGATCTCCCCCACGGGCCTGTGGCTGCGGATGGCGCCGGCCTCGGTGAAGAGCACATCCCGGCGCTCCTGGAAGCGGCGGATGGCGCGGCGCGGGTCGAAGCAGTGGGGCGCCGAGTCATCCACCACGAGCGTGCCCGGACGCAGCTTGTCCACGTCGAGCAGGTTGGCGGCGCTGGTGGCGCTGAGGAGCACGGAGGCCTCGTACACCTCGTCGGGCGCGGTGCCGCCGGAGATGCACGTCACCTCCACCTTCCCCTGGAAGCCCAGCTCCGTCACCAGCTCCTCGGTGAGGCGCAGCAGGTAGTCGCGCCGGGCGGGGACGTCACACAGCCGGAGCGAGCGCGGGTGCGGCAGCGTGCGCAGCAGCAGGCGCAGGATGGCGGTGCCGATGGAGCCCGCGCCGAGCAGCGTCACGTGCTCGTCCTCCAGCCGCCGTCCGCCGGCGCGCAGCACCTGCTCCACCATCATCACGAAGCAGGCGGCGGTGGTGGCATGGCCGGTGGTGAGCCGGGGCAGCCCGGAGCGGCCAGCGGTGGCTTCCACGAGGGCGCGTCCGTAGTCCGTGGCCGAGGGCACCAGGCCCGTGAGGGACACGGTGTCGGCGCCCAGGCGCGCGGCCTCCTCGAGCCCCCGGACGACGGCGTCCACGGTGCGCTGCTTGTCCACGTAGAGGGCCGCGTCCTCCAGCGGCAGCACGATGAGCCCGATGCGGCCGAGGAATGTCTCGTACACGCTGACGAGCGAGGCCTCGCCGTGGAGGCAGTCGCGGATGAACTCGCGGGGGGTGAGCCGCAGCTGCTCCAGGAAGGCGCGGGGCAGGGTGGCGAGCGCGGCCGCGTCCACGGAGAGCTTCGCGCTGTACTCCACCTTGCGCGCGGGCTTGCGCTCCTCGGAGCCGCCCACGTCGTTGTAGACGTCGGCGACGCCCAGCAGGTGCACGGCGCTCTCGGGCAGGGTGGGCCCGGCGTAGTAGAGCGAGAACAACACCTTCTCGAAGAGCACCGGGAAGGACAGCTGGGACGAGACGAGCTCCTCCAGCCTCGGGTCCAACGTGCCGCGCAGCTCCTGGCGCTGCTCGCGCAGGTGCACCTTGAGGCGCTCCCAGATGTGGAGCACCGAGAGCATCTCCAGGAAGTCCGGGCGCTGGAACTGGTGGGGGAAGGGACTCGGCAGCGTGGTGGTGCCGTTGCTCTCGGCGGTGAGGAAGACGCGGACGGTGTGCGCCAGCAGGTTCAGCATGGCGAGGAAGCTGGCGTAGAACTCCCGGTCACTGCCCAGCTGGCGCATGGGGATGACGGAGTCCAGGTCCGCGAAGGTGCCATTGAGGAGCACGTTCTGCGGCTCGATGCACTGCCCGTTCTTGAAGTGCTGGATGTCGCTGGGGAAGTAGCCGAGCAGCAGCAGGCGCGCGGTGAGCCGCACCCAGGAGTCGACGACGGCCTCGGGGTCCAGGTTGTGCTTGAGGGTG
The sequence above is drawn from the Archangium gephyra genome and encodes:
- a CDS encoding OPT/YSL family transporter, whose protein sequence is MSERQSGRAVAAPVLVPDESSSPSLHPVPSEVPASTPPELTARALVAGGLIGAVLAVTNVYTGLKTGFWESGCVLSSLLAFGGLSAMARRGPPVSPLETNLSQTAAVSVGAVPATAGLLGAVPALAMLGTQPPGWAVALWGVGLGTLGVLFAFALRRRLLEDEALPFPTGAATAELISTLHSTGSAYAERVRGLWVSGLASMGLTLSRDVWGLVPQASMLPGSLTVGGLSANSLMLGIGWNPMMLGIGVLVGPRAGLSILLGSALAWAGLAPWLVSAKVVTDTSFPTLSGWLLWPGVGLMVGAAATSLLSQVGALPSVMRDLRKLGQDGAGWESTAGRWVARAVLPAIVLTGVMAWFAFQLSPLYFLLALLLTFPLCAVCARATGQTDIAPMSPVGQLAQVGFGLGVPGHPGLNVAAGGVVSGAASHTSGSLWSLQAGRLLGASASRQLLVQLPGVLLGAAVAVPAYALLVSTHGLGSETLPMPTAQQFKAVAELASKGLGELPPSSTLATGLGFLAGVLLSVGARGRLARWLPSAAAMGIGFVVPAYYSVTLCLGALLAAGVARFRPSATQTVQSAGAGAIVGESLLSVLIAALVAAGLIHQG
- a CDS encoding serine/threonine-protein kinase, with the translated sequence MEEEVARGGFGTLYSAWREHDGLHVAIKVAHPEVPLARAQLARETEVLRVIGPPTVPAVHDTGTLSNGAPYLVMQFIPWPTLAQRMAQVAGPMPLAELTSRTLALLDALSVVHGHGYLHGDLKPENVFLDDATRSAGFFDFGLARSVSTPALSSADEPTPPIGDSFAGTVEYMSPEQCSGQASLDIRSDIYSLGILFYEMLTGRPPFFGTPSDVIHAHLARRPLRPSELVPVPAALEQVVLRCLTKERERRYDSLAPLRLALQEALASTEKPSTPLTRAHEKAAPTPPAPVRRSVAVLFFRSGANPVTVQKALASFGGQMASHEGTRFAGVFDPDAGENPVQRARQAAEGLAAQNLAPAALVDVATVTVQRRPGGPARYLGPIFARKDRYPTDDDPSTLLLTTAAAEALPDLPCEPVTGRDGVFRRASANLGREDVTILQHGSGVLVGRGSELAELMESAGLALVEGAPTLVTVLGDRGHGKTHLSAALAQQLQVGLPNARVATWRAREPVQGDPEGTLRMLLRGALYDFRGDAELTGSDHEGRATCFELLGPQLATELWPGVASTLGWMAPGAAGLQNWAAAPGALRSLAMRAAGELLAARARRRPLCLLLDDAQYAEETALDALEYAALAESRLPLWVCVLARPGFERLRPSWGTRAARRHVLPLGPLSPPSAVELCRTLLRPAENIPAAALEHLAERAQRVPLFLVELVRGLKRQGLVRQRAHGGSWYLATDELDRMPELRLVDWLADRELGALPVELAAHARLCALLGPDFTAAEAEGVVHALEEDGGAADFPLDPRHATRRLLDLGLLVSHRQEGLSFRNELLRATVERSLPEADRARIHRAAFRYYQSKAGAAERQRLPRLALHAAAAGLRDEAAALYIDLAESARGRHAYIEAESTYTRALELLETEDRRRRLTVLRGRGLMRYRVGRYEDSLADFAAARELAQQLEAVTDEVDLLLDEAMAYDWINDYARSEERVYAAQEMVFDKKLQSPLLQVRLLLGLGRAQFRNGQWEECCEPLQEAAERARKLGDAGYESLVVAQLLLGVILPNIGHIDEAERIFEEVIAECSERGDRLHLGSAINNRRNLWVARNDFQGAMEDQERFLHLGRELGMVGWEYFAEHNMGELLYQAGDAEAAAPHIARAIELERHHPEMAPRPWALLLQARALAYTGQDEKTRALLKEIRRTLEQSGAEFSPSEEVIFNAVELATRDATAEEWEGLLARSNECSVEQEPLEVLELRGLAWLRRGQRAAAVRSLEEALHRAQTIPNVMGGRLKRSLESARLVPAA